One genomic segment of Brassica napus cultivar Da-Ae chromosome A3, Da-Ae, whole genome shotgun sequence includes these proteins:
- the LOC106440430 gene encoding ADP-ribosylation factor GTPase-activating protein AGD12 → MSYSAAGHGKPGSGKRRIRELLTQSDNRFCADCGAPDPKWASANIGVFICLKCCGVHRSLGTHISKVLSVTLDEWSDEEVDSMIEIGGNDSANSIYEAFIPHGFSKPGPDATHDQRLRFIRSKYEHQEFLKPSLRITSVKAPSTKSSSSYLSSSLSKKFMDSFRTNSSSQHPQLEGMVEFIGLLKVTLKKGTNLAVRDMMTSDPYVKLTLGQQTVQSTVKKSNLNPVWNEELMLSVPHDYGSVKLQVFDYDTFSADDIMGEAGIDIQPLITSAMAFGDPEMFGDMQIGKWLKSHDNALIEDSIINIADGKVKQEVRIKLQNVESGELELEVEWLSLES, encoded by the exons ATGAGTTATTCTGCAGCCGGACATGGAAAGCCTGGCTCAG GTAAAAGGAGAATAAGGGAGCTTTTAACTCAATCTGATAACCGATTCTGCGCTGATTGTGGTGCCCCTGATCCTAAGTGGGC GTCAGCAAATATTGGAGTGTTCATATGCTTAAAATGTTGCGGTGTCCACAGAAGCCTTGGCACTCATATCTCAAAG GTCTTATCTGTGACATTAGATGAATGGTCAGATGAAGAAGTCGATTCTATGATCGAAATTGGAGGCAATGACTCTGCCAATTCAATCTACGAGGCATTTATACCTCATGGTTTCTCTAAGCCTGGACCTGATGCTACTCATGACCAACGTCTGAGGTTTATCAG ATCAAAATATGAGCACCAAGAGTTTCTGAAACCAAGCTTGCGAATCACATCCGTGAAGGCCCCTAGCACAAAGAGTTCATCATCATATCTTTCATCAAGCCTATCTAAAAAGTTTATGGACAGCTTTCGTACAAACTCATCATCACAACATCCG CAACTTGAAGGAATGGTTGAGTTCATTGGATTGTTGAAGGTTACTCTCAAGAAGGGTACCAATTTAGCTGTCCGAGATATGATGACAAGTGATCCCTATGTTAAGTTGACTCTAGGACAACAG ACTGTACAATCAACTGTAAAGAAGAGCAACTTAAACCCGGTCTGGAACGAGGAACTCATGCTCTCTGTCCCTCATGACTATGGCTCAGTGAAGTTG CAAGTGTTTGATTATGACACGTTTTCTGCTGATGACATAATGGGAGAAGCTGGGATTGATATCCAACCACTGATTACATCTGCAATGGCTTTTGGAGACCCTGAGATGTTTGGAGACATGCAGATTGGTAAATGGCTGAAATCGCATGACAATGCTCTTATAGAGGATAGCATCATCAACATTGCAGATGGGAAAGTGAAACAAGAGGTTCGGATTAAGCTTCAGAATGTTGAGTCTGGTGAATTAGAATTAGAAGTGGAGTGGTTGTCTCTTGAGTCTTGa
- the LOC106440432 gene encoding pentatricopeptide repeat-containing protein At4g21190-like, translated as MEHLEGTPRKFFNKMISIYYKRDMHHKLFEVFADMEELGVKPNLSIVNMVGKVFLKLGMKDKYEKQLNELSEGEGGFSSDEDDIDDKMESKSEVLLSDEEPNKVDEPIKSI; from the exons ATGGAGCATTTGGAAGGAACTCCGAGAAAGTTCTTCAACAAGATGATCTCTATTTATTACAAGAGAGATATGCACCACAAGCTCTTCGAG GTGTTTGCTGACATGGAGGAGCTTGGAGTGAAACCGAACCTTTCGATTGTGAATATGGTTGGGAAAGTGTTTTTGAAGCTTGGGATGAAGGATAAGTACGAGAAGCAGCTTAATGAGCTAAGTGAAGGTGAAGGAGGCTTCAGCAGTGATGAAGATGATATTGATGATAAGATGGAGAGTAAATCTGAAGTGTTGTTGTCAGATGAGGAACCAAACAAAGTTGATGAGCCTATTAAATCCATTTGA